One window of Pseudomonas sp. ML2-2023-3 genomic DNA carries:
- the dnaB gene encoding replicative DNA helicase produces the protein MNDISAPEQYDLQTAALKVPPHSIEAEQAVLGGLMLDNNAWERVLDQVSDGDFYRHDHRLIFRAIAKLADQNSPIDVVTLAEQLDKEGQTSQVGGLGYLGELAKNTPSVANIKAYAQIVRERATLRQLIGISTEIADSAFNPEGRNAAEILDEAERQIFAIAEARPKTGGPVSVNDLLTKAIDRIDTLFNTDNAITGLSTGYTDLDGMTSGLQPADLIIVAGRPSMGKTTFAMNLVENAVLRSEKAVLVYSLEMPGESLIMRMLSSLGRIDQTKVRAGRLEDDDWPRLTSAVNLLNDRKLFIDDTAGISPSEMRARTRRLVREHGDIGLIMIDYLQLMQIPGSGGDNRTNEISEISRSLKALAKEFNCPVVALSQLNRSLEQRPNKRPINSDLRESGAIEQDADVIMFVYRDEVYHPETEHKGIAEIIIGKQRNGPIGTTRLAFIGKYTRFENLAPGSYNFDDD, from the coding sequence ATGAACGATATCTCCGCTCCTGAGCAATACGATCTACAAACCGCAGCCCTGAAGGTGCCTCCGCATTCCATCGAGGCCGAACAGGCTGTGCTCGGTGGTTTGATGCTGGATAACAACGCCTGGGAACGCGTGCTGGATCAGGTCTCGGACGGTGATTTCTATCGGCATGACCACCGCCTGATCTTCCGTGCCATCGCCAAGCTGGCGGACCAGAACTCCCCGATCGACGTCGTGACCCTTGCCGAGCAATTGGACAAGGAAGGTCAGACCTCGCAAGTTGGCGGTCTTGGTTATCTCGGAGAGCTGGCAAAAAACACGCCGTCGGTCGCCAACATCAAGGCCTATGCGCAGATCGTTCGCGAGCGCGCCACCTTGCGCCAGTTGATCGGCATCAGCACCGAGATCGCCGACAGTGCCTTCAACCCCGAAGGCCGTAATGCTGCCGAAATTCTCGACGAGGCCGAGCGCCAGATCTTTGCGATTGCCGAGGCCCGGCCAAAAACCGGCGGCCCGGTCAGCGTCAACGATCTGTTGACCAAAGCCATCGACCGTATCGACACGCTGTTCAATACCGACAACGCCATCACCGGCCTGTCCACTGGCTACACCGACCTGGACGGCATGACCAGCGGCCTGCAGCCTGCCGACTTGATCATCGTCGCGGGTCGTCCATCGATGGGTAAAACCACCTTTGCGATGAACCTCGTTGAAAACGCAGTGCTACGCAGCGAAAAAGCGGTACTGGTTTACTCCCTCGAGATGCCAGGCGAATCGCTGATCATGCGTATGCTGTCGTCCCTTGGGCGTATCGACCAGACCAAGGTCCGGGCCGGTCGCCTCGAAGACGACGATTGGCCGCGCCTGACTTCGGCGGTCAATCTGCTCAATGACCGCAAGCTGTTTATCGACGACACGGCGGGCATCAGCCCATCGGAAATGCGCGCCCGTACCCGACGACTGGTACGTGAGCACGGCGATATCGGCCTGATCATGATCGACTACCTGCAATTGATGCAGATCCCGGGTTCGGGCGGTGACAACCGTACCAACGAGATTTCCGAGATCTCGCGATCCCTCAAGGCGCTGGCCAAGGAATTCAACTGCCCGGTAGTGGCGTTGTCGCAGCTCAACCGTTCCCTTGAGCAACGGCCCAACAAGCGCCCGATCAACTCCGACTTGCGTGAATCCGGAGCCATCGAGCAGGACGCCGACGTCATCATGTTCGTGTACCGGGACGAGGTGTACCACCCCGAGACCGAGCACAAGGGCATTGCCGAGATCATCATCGGCAAGCAGCGTAACGGCCCTATCGGGACGACGCGCCTGGCGTTTATCGGCAAGTACACGCGCTTCGAAAACCTGGCGCCGGGCAGTTACAACTTCGACGACGATTAA
- the rplI gene encoding 50S ribosomal protein L9 gives MQLILLEKVANLGNLGDKVNVKAGYGRNYLLPYGKATAATAANLAAFEERRAELEQAAADKKASAETRAAQLAELEVTITATAGDEGKLFGSIGTHDIADALTASGVEVAKSEVRLPNGTIRNVGEFDVAVHLHAEVEATVRVVVVAA, from the coding sequence ATGCAACTGATCCTTCTGGAAAAAGTCGCGAACCTGGGCAACCTGGGCGACAAAGTAAATGTTAAGGCCGGTTACGGTCGTAACTACCTGCTGCCGTACGGCAAAGCTACCGCTGCAACCGCTGCCAACCTGGCTGCGTTTGAAGAGCGTCGTGCTGAGCTGGAACAAGCTGCTGCAGACAAGAAAGCTTCGGCTGAAACACGCGCTGCCCAACTGGCTGAGCTGGAAGTGACTATCACTGCCACCGCTGGCGACGAAGGCAAGCTGTTCGGTTCGATCGGCACTCACGACATCGCTGATGCACTGACCGCCTCCGGCGTTGAAGTTGCTAAAAGCGAAGTTCGTCTGCCGAACGGCACTATCCGCAACGTTGGCGAATTCGACGTGGCTGTGCACCTGCACGCCGAAGTTGAAGCAACCGTACGCGTTGTTGTGGTAGCTGCTTAA
- the rpsR gene encoding 30S ribosomal protein S18: MARFFRRRKFCRFTAEEVKEIDYKDLNTLKAYVSETGKIVPSRITGTKARYQRQLATAIKRARFLALLAYTDSHGR, encoded by the coding sequence ATGGCACGTTTCTTCCGTCGTCGTAAATTCTGCCGCTTCACAGCAGAAGAAGTGAAAGAGATCGATTACAAGGATCTCAACACTCTGAAAGCTTACGTATCCGAGACCGGCAAAATTGTTCCAAGCCGCATCACCGGTACTAAAGCTCGTTATCAGCGTCAGCTGGCCACCGCTATCAAGCGCGCCCGCTTCCTGGCCCTGCTGGCCTACACCGACAGCCACGGCCGCTGA
- the rpsF gene encoding 30S ribosomal protein S6 — translation MRHYEIIFLVHPDQSEQVGGMVERYTKLIEEDGGKIHRLEDWGRRQLAYAINNVHKAHYVMLNVECTGKALAELEDNFRYNDAVIRNLVIRRDEAVTGQSEMLKAEENRSERRERRDRPEHSDSADGDDSDNSDASDNADE, via the coding sequence ATGCGTCATTACGAAATCATCTTTTTGGTCCACCCGGATCAAAGCGAACAAGTCGGCGGCATGGTAGAGCGTTACACCAAGCTGATCGAAGAAGACGGCGGCAAAATCCACCGTCTGGAAGATTGGGGCCGTCGTCAACTGGCCTACGCAATCAACAATGTTCACAAGGCTCACTACGTGATGCTGAACGTTGAGTGCACTGGCAAAGCCCTGGCTGAGCTGGAAGACAACTTCCGTTACAACGATGCTGTGATCCGTAACCTGGTCATCCGTCGCGACGAAGCCGTAACTGGCCAGTCCGAGATGCTCAAGGCTGAAGAAAACCGCAGTGAGCGCCGTGAGCGTCGTGACCGTCCTGAGCATTCTGACAGCGCCGATGGCGATGACAGCGATAACAGCGACGCCAGCGATAACGCTGACGAGTAA
- the rlmB gene encoding 23S rRNA (guanosine(2251)-2'-O)-methyltransferase RlmB yields the protein MSQLEKIYGIHAVEALLRHHPKRVKQVWLAEGRSDPRVQTLIALADESRVPVGNAERREMDVWVEGVHQGVVADVSPSQVWGEAMLNELLDRTEGAPLILVLDGVTDPHNLGACLRTADAAGALAVIVPKDKSATLTPTVRKVACGAAEVIPLVAVTNLAATLKKLQQRGLWIVGTAGEAEQELYEQDLTGPTILIMGAEGKGMRRLTREHCDYLVRLPMAGSVSSLNVSVATGVCLFEALRQRSVKAKSPAKKK from the coding sequence ATGAGTCAGTTGGAAAAAATCTACGGCATCCACGCCGTAGAAGCGTTGCTTCGTCATCATCCCAAGCGCGTAAAGCAAGTGTGGTTGGCCGAGGGTCGTAGCGATCCGCGCGTTCAGACCCTGATCGCGCTGGCTGATGAAAGCCGGGTGCCGGTAGGTAATGCCGAACGTCGCGAGATGGACGTTTGGGTTGAGGGCGTACACCAGGGTGTTGTGGCTGATGTGAGCCCGAGTCAGGTGTGGGGCGAGGCCATGCTCAACGAATTGCTGGATCGCACCGAAGGTGCTCCGCTGATTCTGGTGCTGGACGGTGTGACCGATCCGCACAACCTGGGTGCTTGCCTGCGCACGGCGGATGCCGCCGGCGCCTTGGCGGTTATCGTGCCTAAGGACAAGTCTGCAACGTTGACCCCTACTGTGCGAAAAGTAGCCTGTGGTGCAGCGGAAGTGATTCCGTTGGTTGCAGTTACCAACCTTGCGGCCACGTTGAAGAAGCTTCAGCAGCGCGGTCTGTGGATCGTCGGTACTGCCGGCGAAGCCGAGCAGGAGCTGTACGAGCAAGACCTGACCGGGCCTACCATCCTGATCATGGGTGCCGAAGGCAAAGGCATGCGTCGCCTGACGCGTGAGCATTGCGATTACCTGGTACGCCTGCCGATGGCGGGCAGTGTCAGCAGCCTGAACGTTTCGGTAGCGACAGGCGTTTGCCTGTTCGAAGCCCTGCGTCAGCGCAGCGTCAAAGCCAAGTCCCCTGCGAAAAAGAAGTAA
- the rnr gene encoding ribonuclease R — translation MADWQTLDPEAAREAEKYENPIPSRELILQHLAERGSPAAREQLVEEFGLTTEDQIEALRRRLRAMERDAQLIYTRRGTYAPVDKLDLILGRISGHRDGFGFLIPDDGSDDLFMSPSQMRLVFDGDRALARVSGLDRRGRREGVIVEVVSRAHETIVGRYFEEGGIGFVVADNPKIQQEVLVTPGRNAGAKIGQFVEVKITHWPTPRFQPQGDVLEVVGNYMAPGMEIDIALRTYDIPHVWPEAVLKEAARLKPEVEEKDKEKRIDLRHLPFVTIDGEDARDFDDAVFCEAKPGKLRLFSGGWKLYVAIADVSSYVKIGSALDAEAQVRGNSVYFPERVIPMLPEQLSNGLCSLNPKVDRLAMVCEMTISKTGEMTDYQFYEAVIHSQARLTYNKVSTILEQPKTTEAKQLRSEYADVVPHLKQLYSLYKVLLAARHTRGAIDFETQETRIIFGTERKIAEIRPTTRNDAHKLIEECMLAANVATAEFLKKHEIPALYRVHDGPPPERLEKLRAFLGELGLSLHKGKDGPSPKDYQALLETIKDRPDFHLIQTVMLRSLSQAVYSADNQGHFGLNYEAYTHFTSPIRRYPDLLTHRAIRSVIHSKMDTPHVRRAGAMTIPKARIYPYDEAILEQLGEQCSMSERRADEATRDVTNWLKCEFMKDRVGESFPGVVTAVTGFGLFVELTDIYVEGLVHVTALPGDYYHFDPVHHRLAGERTGRSFRLGDTVEVRVMRVDLDERKIDFEMAEKTLSAPIGRKNRTTDAPKAKNAGKSGTKATEKPVEPAPAARRSAPAKAVKKTTDDAYRPGDAAAKNAELRKSRELKQALLAEAKSGGRTSEPGKSGRAAPAKDAGKPSKPSKHRKGPPKSGAAPAAKSGGSRKPKAKS, via the coding sequence ATGGCCGATTGGCAGACCCTCGATCCCGAGGCCGCACGTGAAGCGGAAAAATACGAAAACCCTATCCCTAGCCGCGAACTGATCCTTCAGCATCTGGCCGAGCGTGGCTCGCCTGCTGCTCGCGAACAGTTGGTGGAAGAGTTCGGTCTGACTACAGAAGACCAAATCGAGGCCTTGCGCCGTCGCCTGCGAGCGATGGAACGTGATGCCCAACTGATTTACACGCGCCGTGGCACTTATGCGCCGGTGGACAAGCTCGACCTGATTCTCGGCCGCATCAGTGGTCACCGCGATGGCTTCGGCTTCCTGATCCCGGATGATGGCAGTGACGATCTGTTCATGAGCCCGTCGCAAATGCGTCTGGTGTTCGATGGCGACCGTGCCCTGGCCCGTGTTTCGGGGCTGGACCGCCGTGGTCGTCGTGAAGGCGTGATCGTGGAAGTGGTCTCGCGTGCTCACGAAACCATCGTGGGTCGCTACTTCGAAGAAGGCGGCATTGGCTTCGTAGTGGCCGATAACCCGAAGATCCAGCAGGAAGTGCTGGTTACGCCGGGTCGCAACGCTGGCGCAAAAATTGGCCAGTTCGTCGAAGTGAAGATCACTCACTGGCCGACGCCGCGCTTCCAGCCGCAAGGTGATGTGCTTGAGGTCGTAGGAAACTACATGGCCCCAGGCATGGAAATCGATATTGCCCTGCGCACGTACGACATTCCCCACGTCTGGCCGGAAGCTGTCCTTAAGGAAGCGGCCCGGTTGAAGCCGGAAGTCGAAGAAAAAGACAAAGAGAAGCGCATCGATCTGCGTCATCTGCCATTCGTCACCATTGACGGCGAAGATGCCCGCGACTTCGATGATGCGGTTTTCTGTGAAGCCAAGCCTGGCAAGCTGCGCCTGTTCTCCGGTGGCTGGAAGTTATACGTGGCGATTGCCGACGTTTCCAGCTATGTGAAAATCGGCTCCGCTCTGGATGCCGAAGCGCAGGTTCGCGGTAACTCGGTGTACTTCCCTGAGCGCGTGATCCCGATGCTGCCTGAGCAGCTGTCCAATGGTCTGTGCTCCCTGAACCCGAAAGTCGACCGTTTGGCCATGGTTTGCGAGATGACCATCTCCAAAACCGGCGAAATGACTGATTATCAGTTCTATGAAGCGGTGATTCACTCCCAGGCACGTCTGACCTACAACAAGGTCAGCACCATCCTGGAACAGCCGAAAACCACTGAGGCCAAGCAACTGCGCAGCGAATACGCTGATGTCGTGCCGCACCTCAAGCAGCTTTACTCGCTGTACAAAGTGCTGCTGGCCGCTCGTCATACCCGTGGCGCGATTGATTTTGAAACGCAGGAAACCCGGATCATCTTCGGTACCGAGCGCAAAATCGCTGAAATTCGCCCAACCACCCGTAACGACGCGCACAAGCTGATTGAAGAATGCATGCTGGCAGCCAACGTGGCCACCGCTGAGTTCCTCAAGAAGCACGAAATTCCTGCGTTGTATCGCGTTCACGATGGTCCGCCACCGGAGCGTCTGGAAAAACTGCGCGCCTTCCTGGGTGAGCTGGGCCTGAGCCTGCACAAAGGCAAGGATGGTCCGTCGCCGAAGGACTACCAGGCGCTGCTTGAAACCATCAAGGATCGCCCGGATTTCCACCTGATCCAGACCGTGATGCTGCGCTCGTTGAGTCAGGCGGTGTACAGCGCTGATAACCAGGGCCACTTCGGCCTGAACTATGAAGCCTATACCCACTTCACTTCGCCGATTCGTCGCTATCCGGATCTGTTGACGCACCGTGCAATTCGCAGCGTGATCCATTCCAAAATGGACACCCCGCACGTTCGCCGTGCTGGCGCGATGACCATTCCGAAAGCGCGTATCTATCCGTACGACGAAGCGATTCTGGAGCAGCTCGGCGAGCAGTGCTCGATGAGCGAGCGCCGTGCTGACGAAGCTACGCGTGACGTGACCAACTGGCTCAAATGCGAGTTCATGAAGGATCGCGTCGGCGAGTCGTTCCCTGGTGTGGTGACGGCGGTGACCGGTTTTGGTCTGTTTGTGGAACTGACCGATATCTATGTCGAAGGTCTGGTTCACGTAACCGCCTTGCCGGGTGACTACTATCACTTCGACCCTGTGCATCACCGCCTGGCGGGCGAACGCACCGGTCGTAGCTTCCGCTTGGGCGACACCGTTGAAGTGCGGGTGATGCGCGTCGATCTCGACGAACGCAAGATCGACTTCGAAATGGCGGAAAAAACCCTCAGTGCACCGATTGGTCGTAAAAATCGCACCACTGATGCGCCCAAGGCCAAAAATGCCGGCAAGTCGGGCACCAAGGCCACTGAAAAGCCAGTCGAGCCAGCACCTGCTGCACGACGCAGCGCGCCAGCCAAGGCCGTGAAAAAGACGACTGACGACGCCTATCGCCCTGGTGATGCCGCCGCAAAAAACGCCGAGCTGCGCAAGAGTCGCGAATTGAAACAGGCGCTGTTGGCCGAAGCTAAAAGCGGCGGTCGGACATCGGAGCCGGGAAAGTCGGGTAGGGCAGCACCTGCTAAAGATGCAGGCAAGCCTTCAAAACCGAGTAAACATCGTAAAGGCCCGCCAAAATCGGGCGCCGCTCCTGCTGCCAAAAGCGGCGGGTCGCGCAAACCTAAGGCCAAGTCATGA
- a CDS encoding sigma-70 family RNA polymerase sigma factor, with protein MPDNNDRLQLYLTHRLALVDYAAPIVGCRAKAEDVVQEAWLRFSQGADNLIPLTQPVGYLYRIVRNLAFDLNRRATLENRHTTRSESLDEHISSTPSPEQQALHLDELRKLQHALSRLPERTRQAFVLHRLNGLTFQQIGTQLGISVSLAHQLVRDALTYCAEQLSDD; from the coding sequence GTGCCCGACAACAACGACAGGCTACAGCTCTACCTCACGCATCGCCTTGCCCTGGTCGATTACGCCGCACCTATCGTGGGCTGTCGGGCCAAGGCAGAAGACGTGGTTCAAGAAGCCTGGCTTCGTTTCAGCCAAGGCGCGGACAACCTGATCCCGCTGACGCAGCCGGTCGGCTACCTTTATCGCATCGTGCGCAACCTGGCCTTCGACCTCAATCGCCGGGCAACCCTGGAAAACCGCCACACCACACGCAGTGAATCACTGGACGAGCATATTTCCAGCACCCCGTCGCCCGAGCAGCAAGCCCTGCATCTGGACGAACTGCGCAAATTGCAACATGCTCTGTCGCGCCTGCCAGAGCGTACGCGACAGGCCTTTGTACTGCATCGACTGAACGGCCTGACGTTTCAACAAATCGGCACACAACTTGGAATCTCCGTGAGCCTGGCCCACCAATTGGTCCGCGACGCCCTGACCTACTGCGCGGAACAACTGAGTGATGACTGA
- a CDS encoding FecR domain-containing protein, producing the protein MTDNPNPIWETALDWLLLIQENPHDHELAERLSHWRASAPEHDAAYRKALKVWRLSGEALSSPIAAVPAPVTLRPPTPLSRRKRALVGAAVAASALLMWGPDWQAIQADYRSPIAEHRTIALSDGSQMLLDSNTLADVQFNPEQREITLVRGQAFFSVTHDANRAFYVNAGDVRVRVTGTAFAVNLGDNGVDVSVESGTVVVQTPQSSTSSTHLLGQGDQLHFTASDQHTRIAQLPPEQIAPWRRWQLVAVDQSIDDVIMQLRRYQPGLIVLTDKALGQRRITAALNLRNPKSALQAAIAPLGGRLQDSVPYTLIVSTKP; encoded by the coding sequence ATGACTGACAATCCGAACCCGATCTGGGAAACCGCACTGGACTGGCTGCTGCTGATCCAGGAGAACCCCCACGACCACGAACTGGCCGAACGCTTGAGTCATTGGCGAGCCAGCGCTCCCGAACATGACGCGGCGTATCGCAAGGCCCTGAAAGTGTGGCGTTTGAGCGGTGAAGCCTTGAGTTCGCCGATTGCCGCAGTGCCCGCGCCGGTGACTCTACGCCCTCCCACACCCCTGAGCCGACGCAAGCGCGCACTGGTCGGCGCTGCCGTGGCCGCGAGCGCCCTGCTGATGTGGGGCCCCGACTGGCAAGCGATACAAGCCGACTACCGCAGCCCAATCGCTGAACACCGCACCATCGCGCTGAGTGATGGCAGCCAGATGCTTCTGGACAGCAATACACTCGCTGACGTGCAGTTCAACCCTGAGCAGCGAGAGATCACGCTGGTGCGCGGACAGGCTTTTTTCTCGGTGACACACGATGCCAACCGCGCCTTCTACGTAAACGCCGGCGACGTGCGGGTTCGCGTGACCGGCACTGCGTTTGCGGTCAATCTGGGCGACAACGGCGTCGATGTCAGCGTCGAGAGCGGGACGGTTGTCGTGCAAACACCGCAATCCTCGACCTCGTCCACACACCTGCTGGGCCAGGGCGATCAACTGCACTTCACTGCAAGCGATCAGCACACCCGCATCGCGCAATTGCCCCCGGAGCAAATCGCCCCGTGGCGGCGCTGGCAGCTGGTGGCTGTTGATCAATCGATCGATGACGTGATCATGCAGTTGCGCCGCTATCAGCCCGGCCTGATTGTGCTGACCGACAAGGCACTGGGCCAACGCCGCATCACCGCCGCCCTGAACTTGCGCAATCCAAAAAGCGCATTGCAGGCCGCAATCGCCCCATTGGGTGGGCGCCTGCAAGACAGCGTGCCGTATACCCTGATCGTCTCGACCAAGCCTTAG
- a CDS encoding TonB-dependent receptor, with the protein MPSLRLQCVSLLRCRSLSMALLLGLPALAIGASPVSNVQTKQQQLPLHFQIPAQPLASALIAFSQQSGWQVSAESALLTGLSGSSVDGSMSPEKALARLLRGSGLQWEVTSADSASILPPAENDVLQIKSTPITAIDSVFQGEQVIDRHMIESLPSGNGDITSLLRTNPNVQFDNNQLSSKTPGEIAPADISINGARPWQNLFIVDGMSMNNDLDPGGTNDDFDEMPGRSQGLALDTDLLQDIKVYDSNVPVEFGGFNGGVVQANTRDPKADFHGKLSVQMSRSEWTRYHLNEDDPDLDNFEAGFGNNSQPDFKKIITRATLEGHLSDNFGLLGSFSRKDSTMPTRVFAVSNQTDTANAAEVQTRRIDNYFLKAVWQVNEDWKLDVSLTHAPETAKTFGPSAIFSAREMEAGGDSLSARLVWNAALARVEQNLSWSKLNTSRYSDSDYMVFWRTSTTKNWSTSGAATEGGFGDIEETQRSLAYKLKADWNSFSWLGVNHALQTGLELSQNTASYERNTPYNSYTVAATSACVGNDPYCSMGTTLTDGWDGQYAKKKTLSQGKTSLDTRTWALYLQDEMRYKRLTVRPGVRIDGDDYMNQTTVAPRLAIELDVFGDSLTRITGGANRYYGRNLYTYRLRDGVAAMGTEYTRASQTSDWVLTKRVANDSKFNQLKVPYDDELTLGLSHVQWNTEFAVKYVKRMGREQVSRAWGSQIGEPSDDTATLAANYYTYYNGGKSDADIYTLTITPLQAFTLGSTRTSGQFAMDWSKIHNTGLSSYTANIGATYVEDPTIQYDGKFMKYSDMPAANYNRPWTARLTTLTEIEPLHLTWSNFLRYRDGYRRIAATGKKVQHEGKDAYVWAQTPFSGALTWDTRLA; encoded by the coding sequence ATGCCCTCTTTGCGTTTGCAATGCGTCAGCCTCCTGCGCTGCCGATCGCTGTCCATGGCCCTGCTGCTTGGGTTGCCTGCGCTGGCCATTGGCGCCAGTCCTGTGTCCAACGTGCAAACAAAACAACAGCAGTTGCCGTTGCATTTCCAGATCCCGGCCCAGCCATTGGCCAGCGCCCTGATTGCGTTTTCCCAGCAGTCGGGCTGGCAGGTCAGCGCGGAAAGTGCATTGCTCACCGGCCTGAGCGGTTCATCCGTCGATGGCAGCATGAGCCCCGAGAAAGCCCTGGCCCGCCTGCTACGCGGCAGCGGCCTGCAATGGGAGGTCACCTCCGCCGACAGCGCCTCCATCCTGCCGCCTGCTGAAAACGATGTGCTGCAGATCAAAAGCACGCCAATCACGGCCATAGACTCGGTGTTCCAAGGCGAACAGGTCATTGACCGGCATATGATCGAAAGCCTGCCTTCAGGCAATGGCGATATCACCAGCCTGCTGCGCACCAACCCCAACGTACAGTTCGATAACAACCAACTGAGCAGTAAGACCCCGGGGGAAATTGCCCCTGCCGATATCAGCATCAACGGCGCAAGGCCCTGGCAAAACCTGTTTATCGTTGACGGCATGAGCATGAACAACGATCTGGACCCCGGTGGCACCAACGATGACTTCGATGAAATGCCGGGCCGCAGTCAGGGGCTGGCACTGGATACCGATCTGCTCCAGGACATCAAGGTCTACGACAGCAACGTACCCGTGGAATTTGGCGGCTTTAACGGCGGCGTGGTCCAGGCCAATACCCGCGACCCCAAGGCCGACTTTCACGGCAAGCTCTCGGTACAAATGTCACGCTCCGAATGGACCCGCTATCACCTGAATGAAGATGACCCGGACCTCGACAATTTCGAGGCCGGCTTTGGCAACAACAGCCAACCCGACTTTAAAAAAATCATCACCCGCGCCACTCTCGAAGGGCACTTGAGCGACAACTTCGGTTTGCTGGGCAGTTTTTCGCGCAAGGACTCGACCATGCCCACCCGCGTGTTTGCGGTGTCCAACCAGACCGATACGGCCAATGCGGCTGAAGTACAGACCCGACGCATCGACAATTACTTTCTCAAGGCTGTCTGGCAGGTCAACGAGGACTGGAAGCTGGACGTGAGCCTGACCCACGCCCCGGAAACCGCCAAGACATTTGGCCCCAGCGCAATCTTCTCCGCTCGCGAAATGGAGGCTGGCGGCGATAGCCTCAGCGCACGGCTGGTGTGGAATGCTGCGCTGGCCCGAGTAGAACAAAACCTGAGCTGGAGCAAACTGAACACCTCCCGCTACTCCGACAGCGACTACATGGTTTTCTGGCGCACCTCCACGACCAAAAACTGGAGCACCTCAGGGGCGGCTACCGAGGGCGGTTTTGGTGATATTGAAGAAACCCAGAGAAGCCTGGCTTACAAGCTCAAGGCCGACTGGAACAGCTTCAGTTGGCTGGGTGTTAACCACGCCTTGCAAACCGGCCTTGAACTGTCGCAAAACACCGCCAGTTATGAGCGCAACACGCCATACAACAGCTACACCGTCGCCGCCACAAGCGCTTGCGTGGGCAATGACCCCTACTGCTCGATGGGCACCACCCTCACCGATGGCTGGGACGGCCAGTACGCTAAAAAGAAAACCCTGAGCCAGGGCAAAACCAGCCTCGACACCCGCACCTGGGCGTTGTACCTGCAAGACGAGATGCGCTACAAACGCCTGACCGTAAGGCCCGGCGTGCGGATCGACGGTGATGACTACATGAACCAGACCACCGTGGCACCGCGCCTGGCGATTGAACTGGACGTCTTCGGCGACAGCTTGACCCGCATCACCGGCGGCGCCAACCGCTACTACGGACGCAATCTGTACACCTACCGCCTGCGTGACGGCGTCGCCGCCATGGGCACCGAATACACCCGTGCCAGCCAGACCTCCGACTGGGTACTGACCAAGCGAGTGGCCAACGACAGCAAATTCAACCAGCTCAAAGTACCTTACGATGACGAACTGACCCTGGGCCTGAGCCATGTGCAATGGAACACCGAGTTCGCCGTCAAATACGTAAAACGCATGGGCCGGGAGCAAGTCAGCCGCGCCTGGGGCTCGCAGATCGGTGAGCCCTCCGATGACACGGCCACCCTGGCAGCCAACTACTACACCTACTACAACGGCGGCAAAAGCGACGCCGACATCTACACCCTGACCATCACCCCGCTGCAAGCCTTTACCCTGGGCAGCACCCGCACTTCAGGGCAGTTCGCCATGGACTGGAGCAAAATCCACAACACCGGACTGTCCAGCTATACCGCCAATATTGGCGCCACCTACGTCGAAGACCCGACCATCCAGTACGACGGCAAGTTCATGAAGTACTCCGACATGCCAGCGGCCAACTACAACCGCCCGTGGACTGCGCGCCTGACCACCCTCACTGAAATCGAGCCACTGCATCTCACCTGGAGCAATTTCTTGCGTTATCGCGATGGCTATCGCCGCATCGCCGCCACGGGCAAGAAAGTCCAGCACGAGGGAAAGGACGCTTATGTCTGGGCACAGACACCCTTTTCCGGAGCGCTGACCTGGGACACCCGCCTGGCCTAG